The following proteins come from a genomic window of Miscanthus floridulus cultivar M001 chromosome 2, ASM1932011v1, whole genome shotgun sequence:
- the LOC136536780 gene encoding uncharacterized protein, whose amino-acid sequence MKAASGREPVSAGVFTSDQHKPLVRYTGSEQADDGPSDPTPGADPPTAPPDPEVMELEEGLAAEPNPLNDWRMLYLDYLLHDTLAADKTEARWLACHAKSFVLVEGELYKRSHIGILQLCIPSEQGRLLLSDIHGGVCSHHAAPRTLVGNAFRQGFYWPTAVTDAKQIVRTYEGCQYYAQQIHLLA is encoded by the coding sequence ATGAAAGCAGCGTCTGGCCGAGAGCCAGTTTCGGCAGGTGTCTtcaccagcgatcaacacaagcccttaGTGCGCTacacggggtcggaacaagccgatgatggcccatctgatccaaCCCCAGGGGCTGACCCGCcgactgctccgcccgaccctgaggtcatggagcttgaagagggtcTAGCGGCAGAACCCAACCCTCTCAACGAttggagaatgctttacctcgactaccttctCCACGACACACTAGCGgcagacaagacagaagcccgatggctcgcatGCCATgctaagtcctttgttcttgtagagggtgaactctacaaacggagccacatcgggatcctgcAGCTCTGCATCCCCAGCGAACAAGGAAGACTTCTACTGAgtgacatccatggtggggtctgcagtcaccatgccgcaccaaggaccttggttggaaacgcatttcgacagggcttctactggcccaccgcagtaacCGACGccaagcaaattgtacgcacctacgaagggtgtcagtactacgctcagcAGATTCACCTTCTGGCCTag